The following DNA comes from Synergistaceae bacterium.
CGTCCGGACGTTATGAGGCTTCATTTATAAGTTACTTGACCCGCTATACTTTGGCAGGAGCGTTTATAATGATTCTGGCAGCTTGCGGACTTGGCTATATTGTTGCAGGTCGACTCAGCAGGCCGGTATTAAAGGCAATCGAACGAACTAGGCAAATTTCACGGGGCGAATATGATTCAGAAGAGACTCTAAAATCTTCAGGGATCCGGGAACTTGACGCACTCACAAAAGGAGTCAGGGATTTAGCGAGATCTTTGGCAGGTCAGGAAAAATTACGGCGGCGTTTAATGGTCGACGTTGCGCACGAATTAAAGACTCCTTTAACGGTTGTAATGACTCAGATCGAGGCAATTTCTGACGGGATTCTTGACGCGACTCCTGAAAGATTAAATCTTTGTGTGAGTGAAATGCAGAGACTCAGCGGTTTAATCGGAAATGTTGAGACTTTGACGCGCTTAGAAGGTGAGACTCTGGCGATTCACACTGAAATTGTGAACATGAAAAAATTTCTTGAGCCTGTTCTTGAGAGTTTTGCGCCCCTGTTTGAGAAATCGGGAATAAATTTTTACAGCGAACTATCAGAAAATATCTTGTGTGAAATCGATATAGACAGCTTCAGACATGTAATAGATAATTTGCTTTCAAATGCTAATAGATACACGAATTCGGGCGGGCGTGTTGCTTGCAAGTTATATCGCGAAAATAATAATGCAATTATCGAAATAAGCGACACAGGAATCGGAATATCAGATAAAGATTTGCCGAACATTTTCGAACGATTCTACAGGACTGACGAGTCACGCGCAAGAGTTACAGGAGGCAGCGGAGTCGGTCTCGCAATAGTAAAGGCATCAGTTGAAGCTCACGGGGGGAGAATTTCAGTTACTAGCAAGAAAGGTGAAGGGAGCTGCTTTAAAATTTCGTTGCCTCTCCCGTAAAAATTTTTATGAGTTATTGCACTCAAGCGCGAGTCCCTCAAAAAATGAGTGCTTGAGCTTATAATTTATTTTGTCGTACCAACTTATATCAGCGAGCGTGTCAGGTTCGCCGGTTCGTGAAGGTATTGCGCCGAATTCGAGAATAGATTTTGAATGAGTCTGACTGTGTAAGAATTCTATTATTTCACGGATTGAATGACTTTCGCCCGTTCCTATGGGTAAAGCGTGAAAGCCCGTAAAATTTGCTTGAATGAGCCTATTTATTATATTGATTATATCTTCAACGTGAATAATATCGCGTTTCTGAAGTCCTTGCGTTAATTTCAGGGGAGAATTATTTATTAATTTGAGAATGCTGCTTTTAATAAATCGTCCTGAAGGTTCTTGCGTGAATTGCCCCCCCCCCATTGTGTAAATTACGTAATTCGCCTTAAAACATTTCGAGTTTAAGCTCAATAAAGTTTAATAGATTCTCGTTTTCGCTGAAGAATTGCCCAAGACTCGCTAATTGAGACTTTGAGAAACTGTACATGTTAAATTTATCGGGTAAACTCGTTCCCATTGTCATGTAATTTGCGACTTTGTATTTTGCGGCCAAGTTTAGAATTTTCGCGGGGAAAAATAAATTTGCATCTAACATGTCATAATAAAACGAGTCATTTTGCTTGTATACACATGCTGAATTAATAACCCAGTCATATTTTGCGCGCTGTAATTCGTTCTCGATCTCGTGTGAGTCATTTAATATTAATTTCGCGCGTTTATCGAGTTTTGCAGTGTTTGAACTTGGCCGCGGATTATTGCTGTCAGTTCGTGGCCGGAATTAATTAATGCAGCTGCAATATTTGAGCCTAAATACCCCGTCGCACCTAATAAAATAATTCTCATATTGATTCACCTTGCAATTTCTTGAGTCTGTACATAGTGGCAATATACGAGCATATAAATTTGAATAAATCGCGCTTTGACTCCCCGTAAAGTCTTTGATTGAATGATATGGGAATCTCTGCGATTTTTACGTCAGGAAATTTTTTAACGAGCTTGATTAATATTTCTTCTACTATGTCAAAATTATCGCACGTTAATTTTATAGCTTTGAGTTTGGCCGCGTCATAAATTCTGAAACTGTCTGACACGTCATGAATCTTCAGCCCGAATGAAAATTTATAGCAGATATTCAGGACTCTTGACATTAAGCGCAAAATAAAAGGGTTGTCCGTGCTGCCTCCCTTTGTGTAACGAGAACCGGCTACAACGTCAAAATTTTTTGTAGTAACTGTCTCATAAAGCCGTGTTATATCTTCAGGATTATGCGATGAGTCAGCGTCCATGATAATAATATATTTTCCTGAACATGAATTTATGCC
Coding sequences within:
- a CDS encoding glycosyltransferase, whose translation is MIELSIMMPCYEEGENLKILLPKINNILKKFIFELEIIIVDTETPKDSTPEICAEFENVRYIPRIGGNNYGDAIRTGINSCSGKYIIIMDADSSHNPEDITRLYETVTTKNFDVVAGSRYTKGGSTDNPFILRLMSRVLNICYKFSFGLKIHDVSDSFRIYDAAKLKAIKLTCDNFDIVEEILIKLVKKFPDVKIAEIPISFNQRLYGESKRDLFKFICSYIATMYRLKKLQGESI
- a CDS encoding HAMP domain-containing histidine kinase; translation: MRSHFLLLYVLLAVLSGVVVPSLGVRLSANAFRNYQIDRRQADLENLSDSLIKLYNEEGGVWERRRVMDILHPAPQWFGMIITLKDSEGREIFTLRPMPPRVPEIRTSRLRSQEISEQRVNRERELERFTLNLESNNKIIGSLEIVRRLPSGRYEASFISYLTRYTLAGAFIMILAACGLGYIVAGRLSRPVLKAIERTRQISRGEYDSEETLKSSGIRELDALTKGVRDLARSLAGQEKLRRRLMVDVAHELKTPLTVVMTQIEAISDGILDATPERLNLCVSEMQRLSGLIGNVETLTRLEGETLAIHTEIVNMKKFLEPVLESFAPLFEKSGINFYSELSENILCEIDIDSFRHVIDNLLSNANRYTNSGGRVACKLYRENNNAIIEISDTGIGISDKDLPNIFERFYRTDESRARVTGGSGVGLAIVKASVEAHGGRISVTSKKGEGSCFKISLPLP
- a CDS encoding NAD(P)-dependent oxidoreductase — protein: MRIILLGATGYLGSNIAAALINSGHELTAIIRGQVQTLQNSINARN